TGGTGATGGCGAACTCCTTGTAGTCGCGCTCCTTGGAGAAGAACGCGTACCACAGCCGCCAGAAGTAGTTGATGCCCACGATGAACGCCGCAACGTAGTGCAGGTAGCGCATGGCCGTCCGGCCGCCATCGAAGAAGGGGAACCGGATGTACATGCCAGAGAACGCGAGCAGGCCCATCATAGCCAGGTGCTGGAAATGCATGAACTTCGGCAGCGCAGGCGGCGCCCAATCGTGCTTCGGCCACTCGTGATCGACCCACTTCTTCTTGAAGCGTCCGGTCGGGATGCCGAGCACGAACAGATGCACCACGAAGAACGCTACGAGCACCAGCAGCCAGACCGTGGTGAACACCACGTCGAGCCACACGTTCACTTGAGTCAGCAGAATCGCCAACACCCCCTACCCGTCCGGTGCGGCCTTATGGCCGCACCAACCAACCACACGTCCGCTGGAGCCTGCGAGGCCGCTTCGCCGGAACGCGCCTCGCAGCTTGTAACGCCTGCGACAAGCGTACGGTTCGCCGCATGAGCGTGTCAATGCGAGCGTGGCGGGGCTCACGCTTACCGCTCGACTATCTCCACCAGTTCTATCTCGAAGGTGAGTGTCCTGCCCGCGAGGGGATGATTGAAGTCGAGGGTGACGGTCATGAGGTCGTCGCTGATGGCGCTCACGGTGGCAGCGAGCTGCGAACCGTCGTCAGCTATCACGCTCACGACGTCGCCGATCTCCGGCGCAGCCTCGCCGAACAGATCGATCGGCACTTCCTGGACTGCCTCCTCGTAGCGAGGGCCGTAGGCCTCTTCGGGCGGGATGGTCGCGACGGCCTTCTCGCCGACCTCGAGGCCGAGCACCGCTGCCTCGAATCCAGGGATGACGTCGCCTTCGCCGAGCGTGAACAGAAGCGGGGCGCGACCTTCGCTCGCATCGAAGACCGTCCCGTCTTCGAGCATGCCGCGGTAGTGGACGGTGACGGTGTCACCTGAGCGTGCTGGCATCGTGAAGCCTCCTGTCGCCTCGTGCGGACCGATGACTCGCCCGGCTGCGGGCGACCATGCGCTACCCTATCCCGACACGCCCGCTCCGTCAATGCGGTCGCGAAGGCCGGCGAGGTCCGCAAGACGGCCGGCGACCACCGGTTCGTCCCACCCAGGCTGCGGCGTCTCGCCGTACAGCGACAGCAGTTCCACGGCGACCTGCCAGCGGGCTTCCGGCGTGAGCTGCGGGCGGCGCGCGAGGAACTCGGCCACGAGCGCGTCTTCCGGCCGAAGCATCGTCACCGGGTCGGGAAGCGCGAGGTCCTCTGCGTCGCGGACGACGACGGTCCCCGCAGCCATGTCCCCGAGCCGCTTGCCAGACTTCGACAGCAGCGCTGCCACGATGCCGACCGCGTAGTACCCGGGCAGCATGTCGACGATCCGGAGCACGTTGCGGATGACCGAGTCGGTGAAGCTCACCGGCCCGCCGTCGTCACGGACGACCCTGATACCCACGCGACGTTTGCCTGGCGTGCGACCTCCGCGCAGCACCTCGCCGAAGAGGAAATAGCCCCAGTAGGTGACGAATGCGGCAGCGAGAGCCGCTCCCAGCACCCACGGCGTGGCGACCGATGCGCCTGCCGCTTCCAGGAGCGACGCGACGAGCACCGTGACGCCGCCCTCGACGAGCACGATCATGAGAAGCAGCGCTGTGTCGATCACGATCGCGGCTCCGCGCGAGCCGATGCCAGCAAGCTCGTACGAGAACGCCACGGCCTCGGGGGTCTCGACCAACAGCGTGGACGGGTGTCCCTGCTCGCCCGGCATCCTCGCTCCTCACTTCGTGGCCGCAACGCGGCAAAGCCACAACGATGCTAGCATAGGCGCGTTGTCTGACATGGAGGAGCGGCGTGGAGGAGCGCGAGTTCGTCGAGGGGTCGCGCGCGGCGTGGCAGCGGCTCGCCGAGCTGACCGAGCGAGCGCACGTCCGCGGGGTGGACGCCCTCGATGCGGCCACTCTCAAGCGCATGCACGAGGACTACCGCCGTGCGGCCGCCGATCTCGCGTACGCGCAGACGCACTTCGCGGGCTCGCAGTCGGAGCGCGCGCTGAACGCTCTCGTCTCGCAGGCGCACGGCGTGCTGTACGGCAGGAGCCAAGGGCGTCTTTCGCAGGCGGTGCGGTTCATGGCGGTGGGCTACCCGCGCCTGGTCCGCGAGCACTGGCGCACCGTCGCGCTGTCCGCGCTCCTGCTGTTCGGCTCGGGCGTGCTCGGAGCGATCATCGCGGCCGTCGACCCGGCGCTCGCGCGGACGCTGCTGCCACAGATGCTCCGCGACGTGCTCGGCGAGAAGGAGTGGTCGGCCCCTTCGGACGGGTTCGCGACGATGGCGCCGCTCGTGTCGGCCGCGATCACCACCAACAACATCCAGGTCTCGCTGTACGCGTTCGCGGGCGGTATCACGTTCGGCGCGCTCACCGCCTACGCGCTCGTGCAGAACGGGCTCATGCTGGGCATCCTCACCGGAGCCATCGGAACGGGCAGGCACGCGCTCGAATTCTGGTCGCTCATCGTCCCGCACGGCGCGCTGGAGCTGCCCGCGATCGTGCTTGCGGGCGCGTCTGGGCTCACGCTCGCACGCGCGCTCGTCGCGCCGGGCGACCTGCCGCGCGCCGACGCCCTACGAGCCGCGTCACAGCCGGCCGTCCTGCTCGTCCTCGGCGCGGTGCCGCTGCTTCTCGTGGCGGGCGCGATCGAGGGGTTCTTGACGCCGGCGCGGCTCGACCCGGCGGCGAAAGTGGCGTTCGGCGGAGCGATGGCGTTCCTTCTCGGGGTCTACGTGCTGCTGCCGGGGCGGGAGCGGCGAGCCCGCTAGAGCTGGCCGCGCGCCTTGACCTCCAAGAAGCGGTTGACCGCGGCCACCGAGAGGTCCTCGGGGTCCACGTCGAGAACGAGCGCGCCGCGTGACGCGAGCGTGCGCAGCGCCTCGGCCTTGTCGCGCAGCAGGTCCTCGGCGACGGCAGCGGCGAAGGCGTCCTCCGCGGTCGAGATCTCCGCTTTCGCCCGGCTCTCGAGCGCGCGGTTGCGCTGCGTGGCCACGAGCGCAAGATGCCGTGGCGCAAGCCCCGCCAGGACGCCGATAAGCCGCCTGGACGGCTCCGCTCCCGCGACGTCGGTGAACAGCACGATGAGCGAGCGCCGAGAGAGGTTCCGCGCCAGGTAGCGGAGCGCGCGCTCGTAGTCGGGCTCCTCCACGCGGGCACGCACGTCGTAGAGCGCTTCAAGGAGCACCCCGAGATGCCGGCGCCCCTTGCGCGGCGGTACGAACACTTCGACGTCGCGCCCGAAGACGAGCAGTCCCACGTGGTCGCCCATCTCGAGCCCGAGGTACGAGAGCAGGAGCGCCGCGTTCACGGCCCGGTCGAGCTTCGTGAGCGCGCCCGCGTTCGCGGCCATCAGGCGCCCGGCGTCGACGGCGATGACGAGCGTCTGGCTGCGCTCGGGCTCATACTGGCGCACCATGGGACGCCCTCGCCGGGCGGTGGCCTTCCAGTCGATGTCGCGGTACGGATCGCCCGGCTGGTACTCGCGGAGCGACTCGAACTCCGTGCCCGACCCGGCCAGCCGTGCCGCTCGGACGCCGATCTCGTGGAGCTTCCCACGGCGAGCGAGAAGCGCGTACCCGCGCACCGCGGTGATGTCGGGGTACACCGAGCACGGCTGCGCGCACGGAGCCGACTCCTGGCGGAACACGAGCCCGAGCGGCCCGAGCAGCCGCACGCCGACGTCGCCGAACGAGAACGCCCCACGCGACGGCGGCGTGAAGGCGAAGGCCGCCTCGGCCTCGCCGTACGGCGGCACCTCCAGCGGACCAGCGAGGCGCTCGCCGGCGAACCCCGGCGGCGGCGTCTCACGCACGAGCATCCGCGCGGAGCGATCGCTTGCGTTGCGCACCACGAGGGTGACGGGGTTCGCTACGCCGATCGACAGGCGTTCAGGCATCGTGCGCTCGACAGCGATGGCGCCGCGCGGCGGAAGCGAGCGCGCGTCGAAGACCGCGGCGGCCACGCAGCACGCCACGACGACGACGGCCGCGATCCACGCTCCGCGCCCCGGGACGAGCAGCGGCGCGCCGGCGAGCAGCACGAATGCGACAGCCGCGCGCTTCGTCGGCAGCGGGACGGCGCCGAACGTCTGTGCGAGGCGCGCGATCATCGTGGAACGGGCACGCTTCCGAGGACGTCTGCGATGACGCTGTCGGGCTCGGTGCCCTCGATCTCGACTTCAGGTCGAAGCAGGATGCGGTGCCGGAGGCCCGGGAGCGCCGCTGCCTTCACGTCGTCCGGCGTCACGAAGCCGCGGCCCGCCATCAGCGCGCGCGCTTTGGCCGCCACGAGCACGCTCACGCCCGCGCGGGGGCTCGCGCCCAGCAACACCGCCGGGTGTTCGCGGGTGGCGCGCACGATCGCGCTCACGTAGTCGAGGACGCCGTCGTCGACCACCACCGCGTCGAGCTCCGCGCGCGCGGCGAGCACGTCGGCACCCGTCGCGACCGCCCTGAGCCCGAGCGTCGTGAAGTCCGGCATCTCCATGCCTCCTGAGTGGCGAGCTAGGATCGCGCGCTCGTCGTCGGCCGAGGGGTACGAGACCACGACCTTCTGCGCGAAGCGATCGAGCTGGGCCTCGGGGAGCGGGTACGTCCCCTCGTACTCGACAGGGTTCTGCGTGGCCACCACGAGGAAGGGCGACGGCAGCGCGTGCGCGACGCCATCGATCGTCACCGATTGCTCTTGCATCGCCTCGAGAAGCGCCGCCTGGGTCTTCGGGGGCGTTCGGTTGATCTCGTCGGCGAGCACGAGGTTCGCGAAGACGGGGCCCTGCCGCAGGTAGAACTCCTGGCGCTTTGAGTCGAAGACGTTCGTGCCGACGACGTCCGCCGGCATCATGTCCGGCGAGAACTGGATGCGCTTGAACGACACGTCGATCGCGTGCGCCACGGCGCGGGCGATGAGCGTCTTGGCCGTTCCCGGCACGCCTTCGATGAGCACGTGGCCGCCGGTGATCAGCCCGACGAGCAAGGCGTCGACCACGTCGGTCTGTCCCACCACCGCTTTCGCGACCTCGTCGCGCACCGCCTGCGCGAGCTGTACGACCTTCGTCGCCTCTGCCATCTATCGCTCGACCTCCCGTCGTGCCGCAACCACGAGCCGCGCTGCTTCGCGGAACTCGTCTTCCGGTATCGTATCGCGCCCGAGCGCCTCGTCCGCCCTGGCGAGCGCTTCTGCCGCGGCCGGGTGACGCCGCAACCCCGCGGCCGGCGAGCCGTACCGCCTCGCGAGCGCTCGCGCAAGCCCGTCGCGCAGCGTCGCGAGCGCCTCTCTGTGCGCACCCGCGCGCCGGTAGAGCCCGGCGAGCGAATCGATGTACGCGAGCGTGCGCGCTCGCTTCTCCTCGGGCGCGGGCACCGGCGGCCCGGTGCGGCGCGAGGCGCTCAAGAGCAGCAGCCCGACACCCAGCGCGGCGAGCACGAACGCCGCCTGGCCTGACGGACCGAGCCGCTGGAATGCGCTCCCGCCGCGCGCGAAGCCTTGGTGGTACTCGTCGAACCACACGGGTTGCGATGCAGCGAAGATGCGGAGCGCGACGCGGGCGTTGTCGGCTTCCGCGATGTGCTCGTTTGCAAGCGCGTCGGCGTCGGCGAGCCACACCACCTCGCCTCGGTCGACGGCGGCCGCTACCAGCACCGCCCCCGCATCGTCGCCCGCCACGACGACCCACCGCGGATCGTCGGCGAGCACGCGGCCTGTCTGCACCGAGACGCGATCGACGCCCTCGGCAAGCGGCGTGCGCACGCGCGGCGCGATCTCCGCGGCCTCCCCGCGCACCAGGACGGCCGTCAGCCCGAGGCTCTCGACCACCCGGCCGCCCGAGCTGCCTGCAAGCACGACGGTGCCGCCGCTTCGGACCCATTCGGCGAGCGAGGCCAGCTGCTCGTCGGTGAACTCCACCTGCAGCGGCGCGTCGCCAACGATCGCGATGCACCCGGACGGCGGCAGCTCGTCGAACTGCTGCAGCAGGCGCACATCGACGCCCGACTCGTCCAGGTAGCGGTACAAGACGCGCAGCCCTTGCGGTGCGGAGCTGAAGACGCTCGGCACGGGGATCGTCTCGCTCGCGCGGCTGAACGCAGCGGAGACCGCGAGCGCGTACAGCGCGATGACGGCCGCGGTCACGCCGAGCGCGATGGCAAGCACGGGGTCGACCGAGACGCGCCGCTTCATCTGGACGCGCCCCCGCCCGCAGCCGCGGCCTGCATCTCGAGGAAGGCCTGCCTCGCGCGCTCGTACCCATCGCGTCCAGGGTCCTGGTGCCCGTACCACGCCGGCTCGAACGCTGCCGCCAGCGCGGCGAGCGGCCGGTGGGCCGCCGGCGCGTGCTCGGCCACGTCGCGCAGGATCTCGGCGGTCGTGCGCGTCTTGGCCGCCGGGATCGCGCCGTGCTCGACGAGCGCGCGGGCGGCACCGCCGAACAGCGCGCGCACCGCCTCCCGGAACCGCCCCGAGGCCGCCTCGGCGTCGGCGAACGCGAGCGCGTCGTTCGGCAGGTCGCGGGCGGCGTCGACGACGGGCTCGCCGGCAAGCGCGCTCGCAGCGTCCCGCCTGCGCCGTCTGCCACGACCGCCGCCTCGAAGCGAGCTCAAGACGCGCCACACCAGCCACGCCGCCACGAGTGCGCTCACTGCGAGCGCCACGTAGTACGCGGCCTCGAAGCCGGTGGACGCCGCCTTCGAACCGAACACCCTCGACATGACGCGCTCAAGCCACGAAAGCAGCCGCTTCTGCAGCCTCTGCAGGAACTCCTGCGCCGCACCGCCCTGCTCGATGCCTTCCTCGGCCAAGATGCGCTTGATACGCGCAGGATCGTCGCGCACCGGAGCCGCACCGCGCTCCAACGCCACGAGCGTGCGCACGTGGGCGGCCAGGTCGTCGCGCGCCTGCGCCCGCTCCGAGCCGCTGCGCGCCTCCCGGAGCCGTTGGACGAGCGCGAGCGCATCTTCGTCGCCGCTGTCTTGAAGCGCCGGCTCGACCTCGTCCGCGAGGCGCTGCGCGGACTGCGCGTCATACGCGCGCGACGACGCGAGGGCGTCGGCGGCCTGACGCAACGACGCCGCCGGAGCCGCGGCGCACGGCCGTGCCGCTGCGGCAAGAGCAAGCACCGCAGCGAGCGCGACGACAGCGAGCGATGCTCCGGCGCGTCTCATGCCGTGCGCGCTGCGATCTCGCGCGCTCTGACGATGAGGTCCATGCCTTCCGAGCGCGCACGGAGGTCCGTATACAGGTGCGCGAGGGCGAGCGGCATGATCGGAGCGACGAGCGTCATCGCGACGGCGAGCACGAGCCCTTCGGCGATCTTCCACACGAGCGAGGTCTGCTGGAAGACCGCGTCGGGGTTCTGCACCGCCACCACGATCTGCCGCACGATGAGCGGGGAGGCGATCGCGCCCTCGAACAGCCCCATGAGCACCGAGAGGATCACGAGGTACCCGAGCACCCGCCAGAAGTGAGGCTTCGTGAGCCCGTACGACCGTTGGATCGCCTGCACGGTGTTGGCGTTCTCCAGCACGGCGATCACCGCAGCCAGCGACAGCAGCGTCCACACGACGATGCCGCCAGCGAACAGCACCACGAAGCTCGCGACGGCGGCCAGCGACGCCAGCAGGCTCACGAGGTACCCCGTGAGCAGGTACCATCCGTACCGTGGCAGGCCCCCTTTGAGGAACGCCGCCCGGTCGCTCACGCGTCCGTACAGCATCTGCGGGAACGCCGCGAGAATCGCCGAGTCGAGGTATGCGCGGCCGAAGAACATGAGCTGCGCGCCCGCGACCATTGCCGCGTAGCCCGCGAACATGCCGAACGACGGAGCAGCCGTCGGGTCGGTCCCGATGAGCGTCTCCTCGACGAACCCGCGCAAGAAGAAGTCCTGCCCGACGCCCACGAGCAGCGCCATCGGGAACACGAACAGCGAAGCGGCGATGAGGATCGGCCCCGCGTTCGCCCGATAGGTCGCGATCGCGTCGTCGATGAGCGTCCCTGCGTTGCGCGGCGAGAACCGGTTCACCGCTCGCCTCCTGTCGGTGCCAGCGTGACCTCTCCTGCAACCACCGGCACGGGACCTTCGGCCGTGCGCACCAGCAGCCTGCCCATCCCGTCCACGCCCATCGCTTCGCCGTGCGCCACGGTCCCGCCTGC
The Parvivirga hydrogeniphila genome window above contains:
- a CDS encoding DUF4350 domain-containing protein, with product MKRRVSVDPVLAIALGVTAAVIALYALAVSAAFSRASETIPVPSVFSSAPQGLRVLYRYLDESGVDVRLLQQFDELPPSGCIAIVGDAPLQVEFTDEQLASLAEWVRSGGTVVLAGSSGGRVVESLGLTAVLVRGEAAEIAPRVRTPLAEGVDRVSVQTGRVLADDPRWVVVAGDDAGAVLVAAAVDRGEVVWLADADALANEHIAEADNARVALRIFAASQPVWFDEYHQGFARGGSAFQRLGPSGQAAFVLAALGVGLLLLSASRRTGPPVPAPEEKRARTLAYIDSLAGLYRRAGAHREALATLRDGLARALARRYGSPAAGLRRHPAAAEALARADEALGRDTIPEDEFREAARLVVAARREVER
- a CDS encoding FKBP-type peptidyl-prolyl cis-trans isomerase; translated protein: MPARSGDTVTVHYRGMLEDGTVFDASEGRAPLLFTLGEGDVIPGFEAAVLGLEVGEKAVATIPPEEAYGPRYEEAVQEVPIDLFGEAAPEIGDVVSVIADDGSQLAATVSAISDDLMTVTLDFNHPLAGRTLTFEIELVEIVER
- a CDS encoding stage II sporulation protein M, translated to MEEREFVEGSRAAWQRLAELTERAHVRGVDALDAATLKRMHEDYRRAAADLAYAQTHFAGSQSERALNALVSQAHGVLYGRSQGRLSQAVRFMAVGYPRLVREHWRTVALSALLLFGSGVLGAIIAAVDPALARTLLPQMLRDVLGEKEWSAPSDGFATMAPLVSAAITTNNIQVSLYAFAGGITFGALTAYALVQNGLMLGILTGAIGTGRHALEFWSLIVPHGALELPAIVLAGASGLTLARALVAPGDLPRADALRAASQPAVLLVLGAVPLLLVAGAIEGFLTPARLDPAAKVAFGGAMAFLLGVYVLLPGRERRAR
- a CDS encoding DUF4129 domain-containing protein, translated to MRRAGASLAVVALAAVLALAAAARPCAAAPAASLRQAADALASSRAYDAQSAQRLADEVEPALQDSGDEDALALVQRLREARSGSERAQARDDLAAHVRTLVALERGAAPVRDDPARIKRILAEEGIEQGGAAQEFLQRLQKRLLSWLERVMSRVFGSKAASTGFEAAYYVALAVSALVAAWLVWRVLSSLRGGGRGRRRRRDAASALAGEPVVDAARDLPNDALAFADAEAASGRFREAVRALFGGAARALVEHGAIPAAKTRTTAEILRDVAEHAPAAHRPLAALAAAFEPAWYGHQDPGRDGYERARQAFLEMQAAAAGGGASR
- a CDS encoding AAA family ATPase yields the protein MAEATKVVQLAQAVRDEVAKAVVGQTDVVDALLVGLITGGHVLIEGVPGTAKTLIARAVAHAIDVSFKRIQFSPDMMPADVVGTNVFDSKRQEFYLRQGPVFANLVLADEINRTPPKTQAALLEAMQEQSVTIDGVAHALPSPFLVVATQNPVEYEGTYPLPEAQLDRFAQKVVVSYPSADDERAILARHSGGMEMPDFTTLGLRAVATGADVLAARAELDAVVVDDGVLDYVSAIVRATREHPAVLLGASPRAGVSVLVAAKARALMAGRGFVTPDDVKAAALPGLRHRILLRPEVEIEGTEPDSVIADVLGSVPVPR
- a CDS encoding DUF58 domain-containing protein, which encodes MIARLAQTFGAVPLPTKRAAVAFVLLAGAPLLVPGRGAWIAAVVVVACCVAAAVFDARSLPPRGAIAVERTMPERLSIGVANPVTLVVRNASDRSARMLVRETPPPGFAGERLAGPLEVPPYGEAEAAFAFTPPSRGAFSFGDVGVRLLGPLGLVFRQESAPCAQPCSVYPDITAVRGYALLARRGKLHEIGVRAARLAGSGTEFESLREYQPGDPYRDIDWKATARRGRPMVRQYEPERSQTLVIAVDAGRLMAANAGALTKLDRAVNAALLLSYLGLEMGDHVGLLVFGRDVEVFVPPRKGRRHLGVLLEALYDVRARVEEPDYERALRYLARNLSRRSLIVLFTDVAGAEPSRRLIGVLAGLAPRHLALVATQRNRALESRAKAEISTAEDAFAAAVAEDLLRDKAEALRTLASRGALVLDVDPEDLSVAAVNRFLEVKARGQL
- a CDS encoding RDD family protein; protein product: MPGEQGHPSTLLVETPEAVAFSYELAGIGSRGAAIVIDTALLLMIVLVEGGVTVLVASLLEAAGASVATPWVLGAALAAAFVTYWGYFLFGEVLRGGRTPGKRRVGIRVVRDDGGPVSFTDSVIRNVLRIVDMLPGYYAVGIVAALLSKSGKRLGDMAAGTVVVRDAEDLALPDPVTMLRPEDALVAEFLARRPQLTPEARWQVAVELLSLYGETPQPGWDEPVVAGRLADLAGLRDRIDGAGVSG